The proteins below are encoded in one region of Populus alba chromosome 2, ASM523922v2, whole genome shotgun sequence:
- the LOC118052785 gene encoding bZIP transcription factor 44, which yields MASSSGNSSGSTQLQNSGSEEQVMLVDQRKRKRMLSNRESARRSRMRKQKYLGDLMAQVAQLRTDNNQILTTINVTTQHFLNVEAENSILRAQMMELNHRLDSLNEILNYISTSNGVFQIDHHEDLQTSADHDFMNPLNLIYLNQPIMASPDLFQY from the coding sequence ATGGCATCCTCTAGTGGGAATTCCTCAGGTTCCACTCAGCTGCAAAACTCAGGCTCTGAAGAGCAGGTGATGTTGGTGGatcaaaggaaaaggaagagaatgCTGTCAAATAGAGAATCTGCAAGGAGATCCAGGATGAGAAAACAGAAGTACTTGGGTGATCTAATGGCTCAAGTGGCACAGCTAAGGACGGACAATAACCAAATCCTTACAACCATCAATGTCACAACACAACACTTCTTGAATGTTGAGGCTGAGAATTCTATTTTAAGGGCACAGATGATGGAACTGAACCATAGACTTGATTCTCTCAATGAGATCCTCAATTATATCAGCACAAGCAATGgggtttttcaaattgatcatcATGAGGATCTCCAAACTAGTGCAGATCATGACTTCATGAATCCATTAAATTTGATCTATCTTAACCAGCCCATCATGGCATCTCCAGATTTGTTTCAGTATTGA
- the LOC118052781 gene encoding uncharacterized protein → MGAACCVAARDKDFPSTTGCQALHRNSGCSPTLSFRWDNRRRVAGEIEDLSCQMSCGVSRDVSVEMKGTLGSDRGNLSDGLSPLESFGTPISLKSPVHEGMGVILMAQPSDLSTESNHPMEVKSLAESPDIADLPLPKISYSVHSSFSTPTTDPLPNYGHPHPPNSTPSRRARCSPGHRLLRQVSDSRILGLKSPNNCSLSEGRSSFVLSTCSHDLTMGSHGGSSDGWSMRTFSELVASSQRGRWSFDSEHFGSGFGKISGCSSRFSCSPSLDLQTCGACSKFLTEKSVWSSQRIISTNDLPVVAVLPCGHVYHAECLEATTLEVDKHDPACPICEGGEKQILKMSTKALRTEAEWKAKGLKISRNRVIDSYLDSDSDDFYQQKNAMKDREAAKMDPGSGVASSSVKPFLRRRFTFGSKWSRTLSEKKGFWARHGKD, encoded by the exons ATGGGAGCAGCTTGTTGTGTAGCTGCAAGAGATAAAGATTTTCCCAGCACAACTGGATGTCAAGCATTGCATAGGAATTCCGGATGTTCCCCAACGTTGAGTTTTCGTTGGGACAACCGAAGGCGTGTGGCCGGTGAAATTGAGGATTTGTCATGTCAAATGTCATGTGGAGTCAGTAGAGATGTTAGTGTGGAGATGAAGGGGACTTTAGGTTCTGATAGAGGTAATCTTTCAGATGGTTTAAGCCCGCTTGAGAGTTTTGGAACACCTATATCTCTGAAATCGCCGGTTCATGAAGGAATGGGTGTGATCCTGATGGCTCAACCTTCAG ATCTATCCACGGAAAGCAATCACCCTATGGAG gtGAAGAGCTTGGCGGAATCACCTGATATTGCAGACTTGCCATTACCAAAGATTTCATATTCTGTACATTCATCATTTTCAACACCTACTACTGATCCTTTACCAAACTATGGTCATCCGCATCCTCCTAACTCAACCCCGTCTAGACGGGCTCGCTGCTCACCTGGGCACCGGTTATTAAGACAGGTTTCTGATAGTAGAATCCTGGGATTAAAATCACCAAATAACTGTTCTTTGTCTGAAGGAAGGTCATCATTTGTACTCTCCACTTGCAGCCATGACTTAACAATGGGATCCCATGGTGGATCTTCTGACGGTTGGTCCATGAGAACCTTTTCCGAACTTGTAGCCTCTTCACAAAGAGGGAGGTGGTCTTTTGACAGTGAGCACTTTGGCTCTGGCTTTGGAAAAATAAGTGGATGTAGCAGCAGGTTCTCGTGTTCTCCCTCCTTAGATCTGCAAACTTGTGGAGCTTGCTCAAAGTTCTTGACTGAGAAATCTGTGTGGAGCAGCCAGAGAATCATCAGCACCAATGACCTCCCAGTGGTTGCTGTGCTGCCATGTGGGCATGTATACCATGCAGAGTGCTTGGAGGCTACAACTCTGGAGGTTGACAAGCATGATCCCGCATGCCCAATATGTGAGGGAGGAGAGAAGCAAATTTTGAAGATGTCCACAAAAGCATTGAGAACTGAAGCAGAATGGAAAGCAAAAGGCCTTAAGATATCAAGAAACCGAGTCATTGATAGTTACCTTGATAGCGATTCTGATGATTTTTATCAACAAAAGAATGCCATGAAAGACAGAGAAGCTGCAAAGATGGATCCCGGTTCTGGTGTAGCAAGCTCCTCTGTGAAGCCATTCTTGAGACGGCGCTTCACATTTGGGTCTAAGTGGAGTCGAACCCTTTCAGAGAAAAAAGGGTTTTGGGCAAGGCATGGCAAAGATTGA
- the LOC118052786 gene encoding mitogen-activated protein kinase homolog NTF3, protein MATPVEPPNGVRNQGKHYYSMWQTLFEIDTKYVPIKPIGRGAYGIVCSSVNRETTEKVAIKKIHNAFENRVDALRTLRELKLLRHLLHENVIALKDVMMPIQRRSFKDVYLVYELMDTDLHQIIKSSQALTNEHCQYFLFQLLRGLKYLHSANILHRDLKPGNLLINANCELKICDFGLARTSNGKNQFMTEYVVTRWYRAPELLLCCDNYGTSIDVWSVGCIFAELLGRKPIFPGTECLNQLKLIMSILGSQREEDLEFIDNPKAKKYIKSLPYSPGTPLSRLYPNAHPLAIDLLQKMLVFDPSKRITVTGALEHPYMSLLYDPSSNPPAQVPIDLDIDEELGEEMIREMMWKEMLHYHPEAAAVNGEVRS, encoded by the exons ATGGCAACACCAGTTGAGCCACCAAATGGGGTTAGGAATCAGGGGAAGCATTACTATTCAATGTGGCAAACTTTGTTTGAGATCGATACAAAGTATGTGCCCATCAAGCCTATAGGTCGAGGGGCTTATGGTATTGTGTGCTCTTCTGTGAATAGAGAAACCACTGAGAAAGTTGCGATTAAAAAGATACACAACGCTTTTGAGAACCGTGTTGATGCACTGAGAACTTTAAGGGAATTGAAGCTACTTCGGCATCTGCTACATGAGAATGTGATTGCTTTGAAAGATGTGATGATGCCCATACAAAGGAGAAGCTTTAAGGATGTTTATTTGGTTTATGAACTCATGGATACAGATCTGCATCAAATTATCAAGTCTTCTCAAGCACTTACTAATGAGCACTGCCAATACTTCCTATTTCAG TTGCTTCGTGGTCTGAAATATCTTCACTCAGCAAATATTCTGCATCGTGACTTAAAGCCTGGGAACCTTCTCATTAATGCGAACTGTGAGCTAAAGATCTGTGATTTTGGGCTGGCACGTACTAGCAATGGCAAGAACCAATTCATGACTGAGTATGTTGTCACTCGATGGTATCGAGCTCCAGAGCTCCTTCTCTGCTGTGATAACTATGGGACATCAATTGATGTCTGGTCTGTAGGATGCATCTTTGCAGAGCTTCTTGGTCGGAAGCCTATCTTTCCTGGCACAGAATGTCTCAATCAGCTTAAACTTATCATGAGCATCCTTGGAAGTCAGAGGGAGGAGGATCTTGAATTTATTGATAACCCGAAGGCAAAGAAATATATCAAGTCACTTCCTTATTCTCCTGGGACTCCCCTCTCCCGCCTTTATCCTAATGCACATCCTTTGGCAATTGATCTGCTACAAAAAATGCTCGTTTTTGACCCATCAAAAAGGATTACTGTTACCGGAGCACTGGAACACCCTTACATGTCTCTGCTATATGATCCCAGCAGCAACCCTCCAGCACAGGTCCCAATTGATCTTGACATAGATGAGGAATTAGGGGAAGAGATGATACGAGAGATGATGTGGAAGGAGATGCTTCATTACCACCCTGAAGCCGCGGCAGTCAATGGTGAGGTGCGCTCCTAA
- the LOC118052784 gene encoding protein TIC 20-I, chloroplastic: MILNGCAMPSGSAFSNTRTCKTMAGIMVSAHIPCTTARAALLSSRASLERHLESKSWSSRGLLSLHLSAASTPLLSGDYCGFSLYIPTFRRQRRSYSCPRASKDVPYSFRFPPMTKKPGWWWRTLACLPYLMPLHETWMYAETAYHLHPFLEDFEFLTYPFLGAIGRLPSWFLMAYFFVAYLGVVRRKEWPHFFRFHVVMGMLLEIALQVIGTVSRWMPLAVYWGKLGMHFWTAVAFAYLFTVLECIRCALAGMYADVPFACDAAYIQIPYD; encoded by the exons ATGATTCTAAATGGGTGTGCCATGCCTTCCGGGTCTGCTTTTAGTAACACTAGAACATGTAAAACAATGGCTGGTATCATGGTTTCTGCCCATATTCCTTGTACAACTGCAAGGGCTGCATTGTTGAGCAGCAGGGCTTCATTGGAACGACATTTGGAGTCTAAATCCTGGTCATCTAGAG gtTTGCTTTCCTTGCACCTTTCGGCTGCATCAACACCACTCTTAAGTGGAGATTATTGTGGATTTTCACTCTATATTCCCACATTTCGTCGGCAGCGTAGATCCTATTCATGTCCTCGAGCATCAAAAGATGTCCCATACAGTTTTCGCTTTCCTCCAATGACCAAGAAGCCAGGATGGTGGTGGAGGACTTTAGCATGCCTGCCCTATTTGATGCCTCTTCATGAAACATGGATGTATGCTGAGACGGCATATCATCTACATCCCTTCCTTGAAGACTTTGAATTCTTGACCTACCCATTCCTTGGAGCCATTGGGAGGTTACCAAGCTGGTTCTTGATGgcatatttctttgttgcatatCTTGGAGTAGTAAGAAGAAAGGAGTGGCCTCACTTTTTCAGATTTCATGTGGTAATGGGCATGCTATTGGAGATTGCTCTCCAGGTGATAGGTACTGTGAGCCGATGGATGCCGCTTGCTGTTTATTGGGGTAAATTGGGCATGCATTTCTGGACAGCCGTGGCATTTGCTTATCTTTTTACAGTCCTAGAGTGCATACGGTGTGCTCTTGCTGGCATGTACGCTGATGTCCCTTTTGCCTGTGATGCGGCATACATTCAAATCCCATACGATTAA
- the LOC140955219 gene encoding eukaryotic translation initiation factor 1A-like, producing the protein MPKNKGKGGKNRKRGKNEAVVEKRELIFKEEGQEYAQVLRMLGNGRCDAMCIDGTKRLCHIRGKMHRKVWIDAGDIILVGLRDYQDHKADVILKYWTYEARLLKAYGELPANTRINVGIAGGFDEEDDGDAAAAAGDDDDYIEFMNAGTSSARINFI; encoded by the coding sequence ATGCCGAAGAACAAGGGAAAGGGAGGAAAGAATAGGAAGAGAGGAAAGAACGAAGCTGTTGTCGAGAAGCGTGAGCTTATTTTTAAGGAAGAAGGACAGGAGTATGCCCAAGTGCTTCGCATGCTCGGAAATGGTCGTTGCGACGCTATGTGTATTGATGGGACCAAGCGTCTTTGCCACATTCGAGGGAAGATGCACAGGAAGGTCTGGATTGATGCTGGTGATATAATTCTCGTTGGTCTCCGCGACTACCAGGATCACAAGGCTGACGTCATATTGAAGTACTGGACCTATGAAGCCAGGCTTCTGAAGGCCTATGGTGAGCTCCCTGCGAATACACGTATCAATGTAGGTATTGCTGGAGGTTTTGATGAGGAAGACGATGgtgatgctgctgctgctgctggtgatgatgatgattatatcGAGTTTATGAACGCCGGAACAAGCAGTGCGCGTATAAACTTTATATGA